A single Planctomicrobium piriforme DNA region contains:
- a CDS encoding DUF1614 domain-containing protein — MPVQIRYLGGPTRQINPLLGCLPLFIILLVLCLLPLFLFDTARYAFERLGLHPMTAALTVFGIMLGSVINIPVYHIRKDELQPMVPFGPLGMALSKTYQRVQSETLIAVNLGGCVIPTLIAVLQAVRLLKEDSVPFLCAMLVSAVCVVACWRVARPVEGIGILIPAFVPPLVSVLTTWMVLLPLGAGPEQRAATAFIAGVAGPIIGADLLHLKEMTKTPVAVMSIGGAGTFDGIVLSGILAALLA, encoded by the coding sequence ATGCCAGTGCAGATTCGCTATCTCGGGGGGCCCACGCGGCAAATCAACCCGTTACTCGGGTGCCTGCCGCTGTTCATCATTCTGCTGGTGCTGTGCCTGTTGCCGCTGTTTCTGTTTGATACGGCGCGATATGCGTTCGAACGACTGGGGCTGCACCCGATGACCGCCGCTCTGACTGTGTTTGGCATCATGCTCGGCTCGGTGATCAATATTCCGGTCTATCACATCCGCAAGGACGAACTGCAGCCGATGGTCCCCTTCGGGCCGCTGGGAATGGCGCTCTCCAAAACCTATCAACGGGTGCAGTCGGAAACCCTGATTGCCGTTAATCTCGGCGGCTGCGTGATTCCAACGCTGATCGCCGTTTTGCAGGCAGTGCGGCTGTTGAAAGAGGATTCGGTTCCGTTTCTGTGTGCGATGCTGGTCAGCGCGGTCTGCGTCGTTGCCTGCTGGCGAGTGGCCCGTCCGGTGGAAGGGATCGGAATACTGATTCCCGCTTTCGTCCCGCCGCTGGTGAGCGTGCTGACCACCTGGATGGTGTTGTTGCCGCTGGGAGCAGGTCCCGAGCAACGGGCGGCGACGGCGTTCATCGCGGGGGTCGCGGGGCCGATTATTGGGGCTGATCTGCTGCATCTGAAGGAAATGACAAAGACGCCGGTCGCGGTAATGTCGATCGGCGGAGCAGGCACGTTCGACGGCATTGTCCT